In Marivirga salinae, a single window of DNA contains:
- a CDS encoding carotenoid biosynthesis protein translates to MIKTQSVSFIQNIKSRPLIGGIIITAFYFFGIVGILSESKDWFIEKTAFNLSLSFLILILYQKKYSLSLLWGFLFCYLIGFSAEYLGVNFGLIFGDYIYPATLGPQLGGVPVIIGVNWFLITFCVACIIFPLKLNVIVKILLATFITVLIDFMIEPVAMELNFWNWENNEIPIQNYVGWAIISFLIYSFYAIIKLPLENKIALVLLVWQVVFFACLNLFLLDNLI, encoded by the coding sequence ATGATTAAAACTCAATCGGTCTCCTTTATTCAAAATATAAAATCTCGTCCTCTTATTGGTGGAATAATTATCACGGCTTTTTACTTTTTTGGGATTGTAGGGATTCTATCTGAAAGCAAAGATTGGTTTATTGAAAAAACGGCATTTAATCTTTCCTTATCTTTTTTGATTTTAATTTTATATCAGAAAAAATATTCTCTAAGCTTATTATGGGGATTTCTATTCTGCTATTTAATTGGCTTTTCAGCAGAATATTTAGGCGTAAATTTTGGGTTGATCTTTGGAGATTATATCTATCCTGCCACTTTGGGGCCACAATTGGGTGGGGTTCCGGTAATTATCGGAGTAAACTGGTTTTTGATCACTTTTTGTGTGGCTTGTATCATTTTTCCTCTTAAGCTTAATGTTATTGTTAAAATACTTTTGGCAACTTTCATCACCGTTTTAATTGATTTCATGATTGAACCTGTAGCAATGGAATTGAATTTCTGGAATTGGGAAAACAATGAAATCCCTATCCAAAATTATGTAGGCTGGGCTATTATTTCCTTTTTAATTTATAGTTTTTATGCAATTATTAAATTGCCTCTGGAGAATAAGATAGCGTTGGTTTTATTGGTTTGGCAAGTTGTGTTCTTTGCTTGTTTGAATTTGTTTTTGTTGGATAATTTAATTTGA